The proteins below are encoded in one region of Salvelinus sp. IW2-2015 unplaced genomic scaffold, ASM291031v2 Un_scaffold2562, whole genome shotgun sequence:
- the LOC112074287 gene encoding zona pellucida sperm-binding protein 4-like, protein MMVSLPSALLDSIQVEDQMNGWVSISSXPAACRYILQMSXGGEVILHSPLPACHSQAMALNPHQLSLPLKFWDTVLGQYRTLELHCPSTVTPPPHTPTTTLPPMTHSRPPTPPKPHVFCSARHMRVELPPGPISGIVVKDIEGNEMSLKDAPKHCGYVASKGKDGMITLNLRFNSCHMTVQGKEHRIDVIYPRERTKRKGPVVLSSFHTSFSSECNLPSDQRLPCGRRPLSQAGCLSLGCCYSTKPSACYYSMDESRKRTRGIKKIQLRFTLNESYCF, encoded by the exons ATGATGGTGTCGCTGCCCTCTGCTCTCCTGGACTCCATCCAGGTCGAAG ATCAGATGAATGGCTGGGTGTCTATCTCCAGTGYCCCGGCGGCTTGTAGATACATCCTGCAGATGAGTAMGGGTGGTGAAGTGAtcctccattcccctctccctgcctgccaYAGCCAGGCTATG GCCCTCAACCCACACCAGCTCTCCCTCCCCCTGAAGTTTTGGGACACAGTCCTGGGGCAAtacagaactctggagctccatTGCCCGTCAACTGTGaccccaccaccccacacaccTACCACCACCCTCCCACCRATGACCCACAGCAGGCCTCCCACTCCCCCCAAGCCACACGTCTTCTGCTCTGCTCGCCACATGAGGGTGGAGCTTCCCCCAGGTCCCATATCTGGAATYGTTGTCAAGG ACATCGAAGGGAATGAGATGAGCCTGAAGGATGCCCCAAAGCATTGTGGGTATGTGGCAAGCAAGGGAAAGGATGGCATGATCACCCTGAACCTCCGCTTCAACTCCTGTCACATGACTGTCCAG GGTAAAGAGCACCGCATAGATGTGATTTACCCACGTGAACGGACAAAAAGGAAAGGCCCAGTTGTCCTGTCCAGTTTCCATACCAGTTTCTCATCAG AGTGTAACCTTCCCAGTGACCAGCGCCTCCCCTGCGGCCGCCGCCCTCTATCCCAGGCAGGATGTCTCTCTCTGGGCTGCTGCTACAGCACCAAGCCCTCTGCCTGCTACTACTCCATGGATG AAAGCAGGAAGAGGACACGAGGAATCAAGAAAATACAATTAAGATTCACCCTCAATGAATCTTATTGTTTCTGA